The proteins below come from a single Corylus avellana chromosome ca3, CavTom2PMs-1.0 genomic window:
- the LOC132174180 gene encoding ankyrin repeat-containing protein BDA1-like, translating to MDESLRDLRDAAQQGSVDALYSLIQRDAYVLDKMEKIPFVDTPLHIAASAGQVVLQLLDVDEDLVRVQGREGGTPLHYAAQTEELDLLAEFIKVCPKSIEDVTIHRETVLHIALKRNMFDAFLLLLGWLRRAWFKNASLWEKKLLNWQDEEGNTVLHIAVSKNQPQIVRLILNFKSFFPCKVDISAKNIRGYTASDILQGNTPDKQNQQIKYMLRCAKRFSIFHLSRVESFADYLKSPVQIDEKMYIFFLRQRTKMTNDTRNILLVVAALLVTVTFQATLSPPGGVWQDNKLADTIAPTGAIVEDAHYAGTAIMDEYLFIVLAVLNVISFFITVFTIVVLEVVCSSYPFISSLCVLSRHY from the exons ATGGATGAGAGTTTGAGGGATTTGAGGGATGCTGCTCAACAAGGAAGTGTTGATGCCTTGTATTCATTGATACAGAGAGATGCATATGTTTTGGATAAGATGGAAAAAATTCCATTTGTTGATACTCCTTTACACATAGCTGCATCTGCAGG TCAAGTGGTGCTCCAGCTACTTGATGTGGATGAAGACCTTGTTCGTGTCCAAGGAAGGGAGGGTGGGACTCCTTTGCATTACGCAGCTCAAACAGAAGAACTTGATCTTTTGGCTGAATTTATAAAAGTCTGCCCCAAATCTATTGAAGATGTAACAATTCATAGAGAGACTGTCCTGCATATTGCCCTCAAACGCAACATGTTCGATGCTTTTCTCCTCTTGTTGGGATGGCTTCGGCGGGCCTGGTTTAAAAATGCCTCATTGTGGGAGAAGAAATTACTGAATTGGCAGGATGAGGAAGGCAACACTGTGTTGCACATTGCTGTATCAAAAAATCAACCCCAG ATTGTGCGATTGATATTGAATTTTAAGTCCTTCTTCCCCTGTAAAGTTGACATAAGTGCCAAGAATATCAGGGGTTACACAGCGTCTGACATATTACAAGGGAATACACCTGACAAGCAAAACCAACAGATCAAGTACATGCTACGTTGTGCCAAACGTTTTAGTATTTTCCATCTTTCGAGAGTTGAATCTTTTGCAGACTACTTGAAATCTCCAGTCCAAATTGACGAGAAGATGTACATATTCTTTCTCCGTCaaagaacaaaaatgacaaatgacACACGTAATATCTTATTGGTGGTTGCTGCGCTGCTTGTAACAGTCACCTTTCAAGCAACCCTCAGCCCCCCTGGCGGAGTTTGGCAAGATAACAAGTTGGCTGATACCATTGCCCCTACCGGTGCTATTGTTGAAGATGCACACTATGCGGGGACAGCAATCATGGATGAATACCTTTTCATTGTACTTGCGGTTTTAAATGTGATATCCTTTTTTATAACAGTCTTTACCATAGTGGTTTTGGAAGTGGTTTGTTCTTCCTACCCCTTTATATCTTCTCTCTGTGTTTTGTCGCGTCATTATTGA